One part of the Mariniblastus fucicola genome encodes these proteins:
- the ispH gene encoding 4-hydroxy-3-methylbut-2-enyl diphosphate reductase, with translation MKILLANPRGFCAGVNMAIESLDLTLREFGAPVYVYHEIVHNKYVVESFKAKGAVFVETLEEVPPGSVLLFSAHGVSPEIRRVAKERNLNAIDATCPLVTKVHLEALKYAREGYKIFLIGHEGHDEVIGTMGEAPEVMILVESEEDVDKLEVDPESKLAYLTQTTLSVDDANRIIKRLRQRFPNLVNPPKEDICYATQNRQEAVRLISSRADLCLVLGSQNSSNSQRLRELAAESGIDAHLIDGKQDIDKAWFEGVENVLITAGASAPETVVEECVDWICEAYDAEVEPVVIRQENVHFPLPKPLRQLSKPKG, from the coding sequence TTGACCTGACGCTGCGCGAATTCGGTGCTCCGGTCTACGTCTACCACGAGATTGTGCACAACAAATACGTGGTCGAATCCTTTAAGGCCAAAGGCGCGGTATTCGTGGAGACGCTCGAAGAAGTCCCTCCCGGTTCGGTGTTGCTGTTCTCCGCTCACGGTGTCTCGCCCGAGATTCGTCGTGTGGCGAAAGAGAGAAACCTCAACGCGATCGACGCCACATGCCCGCTGGTAACCAAAGTTCATCTTGAGGCACTCAAGTACGCCCGAGAAGGATACAAAATTTTCCTGATTGGACACGAGGGTCACGACGAAGTCATCGGTACGATGGGGGAAGCACCCGAAGTCATGATCCTGGTTGAATCCGAAGAGGACGTGGACAAACTGGAAGTCGATCCGGAATCCAAACTGGCGTATCTGACTCAGACAACGCTATCGGTGGACGATGCGAACCGGATCATCAAAAGGCTTCGCCAGCGGTTTCCAAATCTTGTCAATCCTCCGAAGGAAGACATCTGCTACGCGACGCAAAATCGACAGGAAGCCGTGCGATTGATCTCTTCACGTGCGGACCTGTGTTTGGTGCTGGGCAGCCAAAACAGCTCCAACAGCCAACGCTTGCGAGAGCTTGCAGCCGAATCGGGAATCGATGCTCATTTGATCGATGGAAAACAGGATATCGACAAAGCATGGTTCGAAGGCGTGGAGAATGTGCTGATCACGGCCGGAGCAAGCGCTCCGGAAACCGTTGTCGAGGAATGCGTTGACTGGATTTGTGAGGCTTACGACGCAGAAGTCGAGCCAGTCGTAATTCGTCAGGAAAATGTTCATTTCCCGCTCCCGAAACCGCTCCGGCAACTGAGCAAACCGAAGGGCTAG